In Pseudomonadota bacterium, a single window of DNA contains:
- a CDS encoding extracellular solute-binding protein: MESKALIERLQDKSLTRREFKQILASAGVGLLTLPVLRRPARAAGEVMYFGWAGYETPEFHPSYTEKYGGSPEATFWAAEDEGFQKMRQGFTPDVMHPCTYELVKWREAGLIAPLDPDRLEWLPDMFEGLTDIEGSLHDGKRYYMPMDWGNSTVLYRKDLVAPEHAGDNLSWAIIFEDWYSGRIASYDSTANVQIAGLLAGVDDIFAMNEEQLTEIRPLLEMQRQNLRFYWGDVSEIDQALASGELVAAYGWNDSYVRLRDQGVDIELGVPKEGIFTWCCGLTIHPETKNLDASYDLINAMTSPEAGAYEIESWGFGHANKKAFDLVPEDVLVALGLSTPEALLNNGIYFAAMQANVEESYIRLFDEVKAGF, encoded by the coding sequence ATGGAGAGCAAAGCGCTTATTGAACGTTTGCAGGATAAGTCGCTTACCCGACGCGAGTTTAAACAGATTCTCGCAAGTGCCGGCGTCGGCCTGTTGACCCTACCAGTTCTGCGCCGGCCCGCACGGGCCGCCGGCGAGGTGATGTATTTCGGATGGGCAGGCTACGAGACGCCGGAGTTTCATCCGTCCTATACGGAGAAGTACGGCGGTTCGCCGGAAGCGACCTTCTGGGCCGCCGAGGACGAAGGATTCCAGAAAATGCGTCAAGGCTTCACGCCGGACGTCATGCACCCGTGTACCTATGAGCTTGTGAAATGGCGCGAGGCCGGCCTGATCGCCCCGCTCGATCCGGACCGCCTGGAGTGGCTGCCCGACATGTTCGAGGGCCTGACCGACATCGAAGGCTCGCTTCACGACGGCAAGCGCTACTACATGCCGATGGACTGGGGCAACTCGACCGTGCTCTACCGCAAAGACCTGGTGGCGCCAGAGCATGCCGGCGACAACCTGAGCTGGGCGATCATCTTTGAAGACTGGTACTCCGGCCGCATCGCTTCCTACGACTCCACCGCAAACGTGCAGATTGCCGGCCTGTTGGCGGGCGTCGACGATATCTTCGCAATGAACGAAGAACAGCTGACGGAGATTCGCCCGCTTCTGGAAATGCAGCGACAAAACCTACGTTTCTATTGGGGCGACGTCTCCGAGATCGATCAGGCCTTGGCCTCTGGAGAACTGGTCGCGGCCTATGGTTGGAACGACTCCTATGTCCGCCTGCGCGATCAGGGCGTGGATATCGAGCTGGGCGTGCCAAAGGAAGGCATCTTCACATGGTGCTGCGGTCTGACCATCCATCCCGAGACCAAGAACCTCGATGCCTCCTATGACTTGATCAATGCCATGACCAGTCCGGAGGCTGGAGCCTATGAGATCGAGAGCTGGGGTTTTGGCCATGCCAACAAGAAGGCCTTCGATCTGGTGCCCGAAGACGTGCTGGTCGCACTGGGTCTTTCCACGCCGGAGGCCCTGCTCAACAACGGCATCTACTTCGCCGCCATGCAGGCCAATGTGGAAGAGAGCTACATCCGCCTCTTCGATGAGGTGAAGGCCGGTTTCTAG
- a CDS encoding histidine phosphatase family protein, which produces MAVIVRYLTHPQVTIDPAVPVPLWSLNEVGRARAETFAGYPCLRNTTRIVASGEVKAVETADVIARMSGLAIEVREAMHENDRSATGFLPSETFEAVADRIFAAPEESVRGWECAIDAQLRIVRSISRNQTPRRFRAGALNGTNPGQTRNRPSPHRRGGCSSLPHWPAWRRSRCRC; this is translated from the coding sequence ATGGCCGTCATCGTCCGCTATCTGACGCACCCGCAGGTCACGATCGATCCCGCCGTTCCGGTGCCCCTGTGGTCGTTGAACGAAGTGGGCCGAGCGCGCGCCGAAACCTTCGCCGGATACCCCTGCCTGCGCAATACAACGCGCATCGTCGCGAGCGGTGAGGTGAAGGCGGTCGAAACCGCCGACGTCATCGCGCGTATGTCGGGTCTTGCTATCGAGGTACGCGAGGCCATGCATGAAAACGACCGCTCGGCGACCGGCTTTCTTCCGTCCGAAACGTTCGAAGCGGTCGCCGACCGGATCTTCGCCGCGCCCGAAGAGAGCGTGCGCGGTTGGGAATGCGCGATCGATGCACAGCTGCGCATCGTGAGGTCAATTTCACGAAATCAAACGCCCCGGCGGTTTCGCGCCGGGGCGTTGAATGGAACCAATCCAGGCCAAACTAGAAACCGGCCTTCACCTCATCGAAGAGGCGGATGTAGCTCTCTTCCACATTGGCCTGCATGGCGGCGAAGTAGATGCCGTTGTTGA
- a CDS encoding GNAT family N-acetyltransferase gives MIDLRIVPEITLTPALRDGVRQLIDVSFDSATFHDVSEIETPVFRVLGLTDGRDVAAHVAVYERDVTIGGDPNRIAMLGDVAVAPALRRQGIARRAIDIAHRELKQRAIEFCVLFAYEPAVYHANGYREMTNEIRLLDRDSMWRTLVYRGSMVCALGNRPWPDDLLDLKGIVV, from the coding sequence ATGATCGATTTGCGTATTGTTCCCGAGATCACGCTCACGCCGGCTTTGCGCGACGGCGTCCGACAGCTCATCGATGTCAGTTTCGACAGCGCTACGTTCCATGACGTCTCCGAGATCGAAACACCGGTGTTCCGCGTTCTCGGGCTGACCGACGGTCGGGATGTGGCCGCCCATGTCGCGGTCTATGAGCGCGACGTCACCATCGGTGGCGACCCCAACCGTATCGCCATGCTGGGCGATGTCGCCGTCGCGCCTGCCCTGCGCCGCCAGGGCATTGCGCGGCGCGCCATCGACATCGCGCACCGCGAGCTTAAGCAGCGCGCGATCGAGTTTTGCGTTCTCTTTGCTTACGAACCGGCGGTCTACCACGCCAACGGTTACCGCGAGATGACGAACGAGATCCGCCTGCTCGACCGCGACAGCATGTGGCGAACCCTGGTCTATCGCGGCAGCATGGTCTGCGCACTCGGCAACCGTCCCTGGCCCGACGATCTCCTTGATCTCAAGGGCATCGTCGTTTGA